In Aquiflexum balticum DSM 16537, a single genomic region encodes these proteins:
- a CDS encoding MIP/aquaporin family protein, whose translation MDAYIAEFVGTSLLITMGSGVVANVVLNGTKGNNSGWIVITTAWALGVFIGVVVAGPYSGAHLNPAVSIGLAIAGLFDWAEVPWYIFSQILGAMFGAGVSWLVYKDHFDATDEPGLKFAPFGTAPAIRNLPSNLFSEIIGTSVLIIVILYSTNPVIQYTDGEEIPIGLGALGALPVAFLVWVIGLSLGGTTGYAINPARDFGPRLMHQLLPIKGKGTSDWAYSWIPILGPILGAAIAAGIYLLLGAGGMV comes from the coding sequence ATGGATGCATACATAGCAGAATTTGTAGGAACCTCCCTCCTGATCACCATGGGTTCGGGAGTAGTGGCAAATGTAGTCCTGAACGGGACAAAGGGAAACAACAGCGGCTGGATAGTGATTACAACAGCTTGGGCTTTAGGGGTGTTTATTGGAGTGGTAGTGGCTGGTCCATACAGCGGGGCCCATCTCAATCCTGCGGTGAGTATTGGACTTGCGATTGCGGGCCTTTTTGATTGGGCAGAAGTCCCTTGGTATATTTTCTCCCAGATTTTAGGAGCCATGTTTGGAGCAGGGGTTTCATGGTTGGTGTACAAGGACCACTTTGATGCCACTGATGAACCGGGCCTGAAGTTTGCTCCTTTTGGGACAGCTCCAGCCATCAGAAATCTCCCTTCTAATCTATTTTCCGAAATTATCGGGACTTCCGTTTTGATTATTGTGATTCTTTATTCCACAAATCCTGTGATACAATATACCGACGGGGAGGAAATCCCGATTGGCCTTGGCGCTCTTGGGGCTTTGCCGGTGGCATTTTTGGTTTGGGTAATTGGCTTGTCACTTGGCGGTACAACAGGATACGCCATCAATCCGGCCCGGGATTTTGGTCCTCGGTTGATGCATCAATTGCTGCCTATCAAAGGTAAGGGAACAAGTGATTGGGCCTACTCATGGATCCCGATTTTGGGACCGATTTTAGGGGCAGCTATTGCAGCGGGGATTTACTTGTTGTTGGGAGCTGGGGGGATGGTTTGA
- the glpK gene encoding glycerol kinase GlpK — translation MSQNEQYIMALDQGTTSSRSIIFNKKGEIISVAQRAFKQHFPKSGWVEHDPMEIWSTQSSVLAESLAKGSIKAKSIAAIGITNQRETTILWDRKTGKPVYNAIVWQDRRTAAFINQLKAEGKEELVTSKTGLVLDAYFSGSKVKWILDNVEGLRERAENGEIAFGTVDSWLIWNLTHKKVHVTDVSNASRTMLFNIFDKKWDQDLLDLFDIPAAILPEVKSSSEIYGNTSEQLFPVPIPIAGIAGDQQAALFGQLCTEPGMAKTTYGTGCFLMMNTGETPVKSKNKLLTTICWELNGKVNYALEGSVFIGGAAIQWLRDGIELFGHARESEELAQSLEDNDGVYFVPAMAGLGAPHWDQNARGAFFGITRGTTIAHMTRAALEAIAYQVRDVLDAMQKDSGAPIKELRVDGGATANNFLMQFQSDILQTKIKRPKIIETTAIGAAFLAGLAVGFWKSEEELKDLWNSDKNFEPKMDKEKVDYFLKFWHKAVERSKNWVE, via the coding sequence ATGAGCCAAAATGAGCAATACATCATGGCGCTGGACCAAGGAACAACCAGCTCCAGATCTATTATTTTTAACAAAAAGGGTGAAATCATCAGTGTAGCCCAAAGGGCTTTTAAGCAACATTTTCCAAAATCAGGATGGGTAGAACATGACCCAATGGAAATCTGGTCCACTCAATCTTCTGTCCTTGCAGAATCCCTTGCCAAAGGCAGTATAAAAGCCAAATCGATAGCCGCTATTGGGATCACCAACCAAAGGGAAACTACAATCCTTTGGGATAGAAAAACAGGTAAACCTGTTTATAACGCAATCGTTTGGCAAGACCGAAGAACTGCTGCGTTTATCAATCAATTGAAAGCGGAAGGCAAAGAAGAACTGGTAACTTCCAAAACAGGACTTGTTTTGGATGCTTATTTTTCCGGGAGCAAAGTGAAATGGATTTTGGACAATGTGGAAGGTTTAAGAGAAAGGGCAGAAAATGGAGAAATTGCTTTTGGAACTGTTGACTCTTGGCTGATTTGGAACCTTACGCATAAAAAAGTCCACGTAACAGATGTATCCAATGCCAGCAGAACCATGTTGTTCAATATTTTCGATAAAAAATGGGATCAGGATTTATTGGATTTATTTGATATTCCCGCTGCTATTCTTCCTGAAGTAAAATCAAGCTCTGAAATATATGGAAATACTTCCGAACAGCTTTTTCCGGTGCCCATACCAATAGCAGGTATTGCAGGTGACCAGCAAGCGGCACTTTTCGGACAATTGTGTACAGAACCCGGAATGGCCAAAACCACCTATGGCACAGGATGCTTTTTGATGATGAATACCGGAGAGACGCCTGTAAAATCCAAAAATAAATTACTCACCACTATATGTTGGGAACTGAATGGAAAGGTTAACTATGCCCTGGAGGGATCGGTTTTTATAGGTGGGGCAGCTATTCAATGGTTAAGAGACGGTATCGAATTATTTGGTCATGCCAGGGAAAGCGAAGAATTGGCACAGAGCCTTGAAGACAATGACGGTGTATATTTCGTGCCTGCTATGGCAGGCCTAGGCGCACCACATTGGGACCAAAATGCAAGAGGAGCATTCTTTGGGATAACCAGGGGAACCACCATAGCCCATATGACCCGTGCTGCATTGGAGGCTATAGCCTATCAGGTCAGAGACGTCCTGGATGCCATGCAAAAAGACAGCGGCGCTCCCATCAAAGAATTGAGAGTGGACGGTGGGGCTACAGCCAATAATTTCCTGATGCAGTTCCAATCAGATATTTTGCAGACTAAGATCAAAAGGCCGAAAATCATAGAAACTACTGCTATTGGAGCTGCATTTCTGGCAGGCCTTGCAGTTGGTTTTTGGAAGTCGGAAGAGGAGTTAAAGGATTTATGGAATTCAGACAAAAATTTCGAACCCAAAATGGACAAAGAAAAAGTCGATTATTTCTTGAAGTTTTGGCACAAAGCAGTAGAAAGATCTAAAAACTGGGTAGAATAA
- a CDS encoding glycerol-3-phosphate dehydrogenase/oxidase, translated as MNRSISLKRLKESQEKIWDVAVIGGGASGFGVALDALSRGLSVVLLDKSDFAKGTSSRSTKLLHGGVRYLAQGDVGLVLEALKERGRLLVNAPHLTYNQPFIIPIYTWFDKLQYSVGLKLYDWMAGKWRLGKSRFINKKETIARLPQIKQEGLKGGVVYRDGQFDDARMIIAVAQTCDELGGCVLNYAKVTGLTKDEKGKLNGLKFVDQIEDNHLHIKAKMVVNATGVFADKILQMDQPGVRKSIQPSQGIHLVFDQSFLGGKDALMIPKTSDGRVLFAVPWHGKLVVGTTDTLVDKAKLEPEALEKEINFVLETAQAYLTKKPMRSDVLSVFAGLRPLAAPKEKGAKTKEISRSHKVIVSDSNLVTITGGKWTTFRKMGEDTVEYFTKVTGESMKASKSADQKLHGFTENPEEGHLSVYGSDATQIKFMIKDHPEWAEKLHPNHPYTIAELIWMVRNEMAVKLEDVVSRRFRIMLLDAKAAKEMGPKAAKVMAEEMGKGEDWIANELEEFEKTVNKYIITQ; from the coding sequence ATGAATAGGTCAATAAGCCTGAAGAGGTTAAAAGAAAGTCAGGAAAAAATTTGGGATGTTGCTGTTATTGGCGGAGGCGCCTCTGGATTCGGAGTGGCTTTGGATGCTTTGTCCCGCGGGCTTTCAGTTGTTTTATTGGATAAATCCGATTTTGCCAAAGGTACATCCAGCAGAAGCACAAAATTGCTTCATGGTGGTGTGCGGTATTTGGCACAGGGAGATGTGGGACTGGTGTTGGAAGCGCTGAAGGAAAGGGGAAGACTTTTGGTAAATGCACCCCACCTAACCTACAACCAGCCATTTATCATACCGATTTATACTTGGTTTGATAAACTTCAATACAGTGTAGGGCTTAAGCTTTACGATTGGATGGCAGGAAAATGGCGATTGGGCAAATCAAGGTTTATCAATAAAAAAGAGACCATTGCCAGACTTCCCCAAATCAAGCAGGAAGGACTGAAAGGCGGAGTAGTGTATCGCGATGGTCAGTTTGACGATGCCAGAATGATCATTGCTGTTGCACAGACTTGTGATGAGTTGGGAGGATGCGTGCTCAATTACGCAAAAGTGACAGGCTTGACCAAGGACGAAAAAGGAAAGTTAAATGGTCTGAAGTTCGTAGATCAGATTGAAGACAACCACCTCCATATCAAAGCAAAAATGGTAGTTAATGCAACAGGTGTTTTTGCTGACAAAATCCTGCAAATGGATCAACCGGGAGTAAGAAAAAGCATCCAACCGAGTCAGGGCATCCATCTTGTTTTCGATCAATCATTCCTTGGCGGGAAAGATGCCTTGATGATCCCGAAAACTTCAGACGGAAGAGTGCTTTTTGCAGTTCCCTGGCATGGGAAATTGGTGGTCGGAACCACAGACACGCTAGTGGACAAAGCCAAACTTGAACCAGAGGCATTGGAAAAAGAAATCAATTTTGTGCTGGAAACAGCACAGGCCTACCTGACCAAAAAACCTATGAGATCGGATGTCCTCTCAGTATTTGCCGGACTCAGACCATTGGCAGCGCCAAAAGAAAAGGGCGCCAAAACCAAAGAAATTTCAAGAAGTCATAAAGTAATAGTCTCAGATTCAAATTTGGTAACCATAACAGGGGGTAAATGGACCACTTTTAGAAAAATGGGGGAAGATACGGTGGAGTACTTCACCAAAGTCACCGGAGAATCCATGAAAGCCAGCAAATCGGCAGACCAAAAATTACATGGGTTTACAGAAAATCCGGAAGAAGGACACTTGTCTGTTTATGGTTCGGATGCTACTCAGATCAAATTCATGATCAAAGATCATCCTGAATGGGCAGAAAAATTGCATCCCAATCACCCCTATACTATAGCAGAACTGATTTGGATGGTTAGAAACGAAATGGCAGTGAAGCTTGAGGATGTGGTCTCACGCAGATTCCGGATAATGCTCCTGGATGCCAAAGCAGCAAAAGAGATGGGGCCAAAAGCAGCCAAAGTCATGGCTGAGGAGATGGGAAAAGGTGAAGATTGGATAGCAAATGAATTGGAAGAATTTGAAAAAACAGTCAATAAATACATCATAACCCAATAA
- a CDS encoding SixA phosphatase family protein, translating into MKSRLILIILFFAAYSCGPVQEPKTIYIVRHAEKILVGDDPDLSVAGTVRSKKLAQILEGKDIQHIYSTNTIRTRATVQPLADKLGISIELYDVKNHDELVKNLRVKKGDAVVVGHSNSIQDVVNYFVGSDEKYPELKDIEYDYIFVVDLFKDGSSKVNRAVYKDF; encoded by the coding sequence ATGAAAAGTCGCCTGATCCTAATTATTTTATTTTTCGCAGCGTATTCTTGCGGTCCAGTTCAAGAACCAAAAACAATCTATATTGTAAGACATGCTGAGAAAATATTGGTAGGAGATGACCCTGATTTGAGCGTTGCCGGAACCGTCAGATCAAAAAAGCTTGCCCAGATACTTGAAGGAAAGGACATCCAGCATATATACAGTACCAATACCATCAGAACAAGGGCCACTGTTCAGCCTTTAGCGGATAAACTTGGGATTTCCATCGAACTATACGACGTCAAAAATCATGATGAACTTGTAAAAAATCTGAGAGTTAAAAAAGGTGATGCCGTCGTAGTCGGACACAGCAATTCCATTCAAGATGTAGTCAATTATTTTGTGGGCTCGGATGAAAAATATCCGGAACTTAAGGATATTGAATATGATTATATCTTTGTAGTGGATTTATTCAAAGATGGAAGCTCAAAGGTAAACAGGGCTGTTTACAAAGATTTTTAA
- a CDS encoding TlpA family protein disulfide reductase yields MVTVKIISRIVMVTVLFFAISFCPTQTSNAQSSDFPFEIEYDLRKQGPAIGNEFPLMDYLSMDWEVIPVESLKNKTLVINIWYVGCKGCKQEEPFLSKLSASFKGSDEILFLSFSMSHEDKTRKYFEKNGDFGYQTMLMKRDEVENKFNVITSPTHFIIKNGILLEKFTYPVAHESIFNWYHQRIIEINEM; encoded by the coding sequence ATGGTTACTGTTAAGATCATATCGAGAATTGTGATGGTTACCGTCCTGTTTTTTGCTATATCCTTTTGTCCTACCCAAACCAGCAATGCTCAGTCGTCAGATTTCCCCTTCGAAATAGAATATGATCTGAGAAAACAGGGGCCGGCTATTGGTAATGAATTCCCCTTGATGGATTACCTTTCGATGGATTGGGAAGTGATCCCTGTGGAATCATTGAAGAACAAAACCCTCGTAATCAATATCTGGTATGTAGGATGCAAAGGCTGTAAACAAGAAGAGCCATTCTTATCAAAATTGTCAGCTTCCTTTAAAGGAAGTGATGAGATATTATTTTTAAGTTTTTCCATGAGTCATGAGGATAAAACCAGAAAGTACTTTGAAAAAAACGGTGATTTTGGTTATCAGACGATGCTTATGAAAAGAGATGAAGTTGAAAACAAATTCAATGTGATTACCTCTCCTACTCACTTTATCATCAAAAATGGAATTTTGTTGGAAAAATTCACCTACCCGGTTGCACATGAATCCATTTTCAATTGGTATCATCAAAGAATAATCGAAATCAATGAAATGTAA
- a CDS encoding RluA family pseudouridine synthase, translating to MKKKPFNVVYEDNHLLVVNKAAGILVQGDKTKDKTLTDYCREYIKKKYDKPGDVFLHPVHRLDRPVSGLVVFARTSKGLERMMELFRKREIHKVYWAIVKSKPKEEIGKLTHYLVKDEQRNVVTAYEKEVEGSQKAELNYKRLGKLNDHWLVEVRPVSGRPHQIRVQLASMGCPIRGDLKYGFSKANPDASINLHAFHLVFVHPIKKEKLYLRAALPEEPFWEQYLEFEPHKGKDQHLDNSYSG from the coding sequence ATGAAAAAGAAACCCTTCAATGTTGTTTATGAAGACAATCACCTATTGGTAGTCAATAAGGCTGCGGGTATTTTGGTTCAGGGTGACAAAACAAAAGACAAAACCCTTACAGACTATTGCAGGGAATACATCAAAAAAAAATACGACAAGCCAGGCGATGTTTTTCTTCACCCTGTCCACAGATTGGACAGGCCTGTCAGTGGGCTTGTTGTATTTGCTAGGACTTCCAAAGGTCTTGAAAGGATGATGGAACTTTTCCGCAAAAGGGAAATACATAAAGTCTATTGGGCAATTGTCAAAAGCAAACCAAAGGAAGAAATCGGGAAACTGACCCACTACTTAGTAAAAGATGAACAACGTAATGTGGTGACTGCCTATGAAAAGGAAGTGGAAGGATCTCAGAAAGCTGAATTGAATTATAAAAGATTGGGCAAACTCAATGACCATTGGTTGGTAGAAGTAAGACCTGTTTCAGGGCGCCCACATCAAATCAGAGTTCAGCTGGCCAGCATGGGATGTCCTATCCGAGGAGATTTGAAATACGGTTTTTCCAAAGCCAACCCGGATGCCAGTATCAATTTGCATGCTTTTCATTTGGTTTTTGTCCACCCGATCAAAAAAGAAAAACTTTACCTCAGAGCTGCATTACCAGAGGAACCATTCTGGGAACAGTATTTGGAATTTGAACCCCACAAGGGAAAAGATCAACACCTTGACAACAGTTATAGCGGTTAA
- a CDS encoding peptide chain release factor 3, whose amino-acid sequence MSLTKEIQKRRTFAIIAHPDAGKTTLTEKLLLFGGAIQTAGAVKSNKIDTATKSDWMEIEKQRGISVATSVMGFEYKGVKINLLDTPGHQDFAEDTYRTLTAVDSVIMVIDCVKGVEIQTEKLMEVCRMRNTPVICFINKLDREGRDPYELLDEVEEKLNIQVRPLSWPIGMGKGFKGVYNLYDKKLNLFTPSQRKLSDARETFDNLEDEKLDKLIGTTNANQLREDVELIEGVYPDFDPKEYLEGKIAPVFFGSAVNNFGVNEMLDTFIKIAPSPKSRQTEEREVLPDEPKFSGFVFKIHANMDPNHRNRIAFLRICSGKFERNKPYNHVRGPKPLRFSNVTQFMAQDREIVDEAFPGDIVGLFDTGNLKIGDTLTEGENMNFKGIPSFSPEIFKEVINKDAMKTKQLEKGLKQLMEEGVAQYFTYEMGNRKVVGTVGQLQFEVIQFRLKNEYNASVEFAPMNLYKACWISSKDKKQLDEFVRSKNRHIAYDKDGKLVFMAESKSWLQMVQENYPEIEFHFTSEF is encoded by the coding sequence ATGAGCCTGACCAAAGAAATACAAAAGAGAAGAACTTTTGCCATCATTGCCCACCCCGATGCAGGGAAGACTACATTGACCGAAAAATTATTGCTTTTTGGAGGTGCTATTCAGACTGCCGGAGCCGTCAAGTCCAACAAAATAGATACTGCCACCAAGTCGGATTGGATGGAAATTGAAAAACAAAGAGGTATATCAGTAGCTACTTCTGTGATGGGATTTGAATATAAAGGGGTCAAAATCAATTTATTGGACACACCCGGTCACCAGGACTTTGCGGAAGATACCTACAGGACTTTGACAGCAGTGGATTCGGTTATTATGGTGATAGATTGTGTGAAGGGTGTTGAAATCCAGACCGAAAAACTTATGGAAGTCTGTAGGATGAGAAATACACCAGTGATCTGTTTTATCAATAAACTTGACCGGGAAGGCAGAGATCCCTACGAGTTGTTGGATGAGGTGGAAGAAAAACTGAATATTCAGGTTAGACCATTGTCATGGCCGATCGGTATGGGAAAAGGCTTCAAGGGTGTTTATAATCTTTATGATAAAAAGCTCAATCTTTTTACTCCCAGCCAAAGAAAATTAAGTGATGCAAGGGAGACTTTTGACAACCTTGAGGACGAAAAATTAGATAAGCTGATAGGAACAACCAATGCCAATCAGCTCAGAGAAGATGTAGAATTAATAGAAGGAGTATATCCGGATTTTGACCCCAAAGAATATTTAGAAGGGAAAATTGCTCCGGTATTTTTTGGTTCAGCGGTGAATAATTTCGGGGTAAATGAAATGCTTGATACCTTCATCAAGATTGCACCTTCACCCAAAAGTAGACAGACAGAAGAAAGGGAGGTATTGCCGGATGAACCTAAATTCTCAGGTTTTGTTTTCAAAATCCATGCTAATATGGATCCCAATCACAGAAACAGGATTGCCTTCCTGCGTATTTGTTCGGGAAAGTTTGAAAGAAACAAACCTTATAATCATGTCCGTGGCCCTAAACCTCTACGGTTTTCGAATGTCACCCAATTTATGGCCCAGGACAGGGAAATTGTGGATGAGGCATTCCCGGGAGATATTGTAGGCCTTTTTGACACAGGAAACCTCAAAATTGGGGATACCCTTACAGAAGGAGAAAACATGAACTTCAAAGGAATCCCAAGTTTTTCTCCGGAAATCTTCAAGGAAGTCATCAACAAAGACGCCATGAAAACCAAGCAACTGGAGAAGGGTCTGAAACAATTGATGGAAGAAGGAGTCGCCCAGTATTTCACCTATGAAATGGGAAATAGAAAGGTAGTAGGAACGGTGGGTCAATTGCAGTTTGAGGTCATTCAATTCAGATTGAAAAATGAATACAATGCTTCAGTAGAGTTTGCCCCAATGAACCTATATAAGGCCTGCTGGATCAGCAGTAAGGACAAAAAGCAGTTGGATGAATTCGTAAGATCAAAAAATCGGCATATTGCCTATGATAAGGATGGGAAATTGGTCTTTATGGCCGAATCCAAATCCTGGCTTCAAATGGTACAGGAAAATTATCCTGAAATTGAATTCCACTTTACTTCTGAGTTTTAA
- a CDS encoding sensor histidine kinase: MKNKLQDIAILDFYQNKNRIKWLIFISSVIISFGSIFYTNLLVEELKEREKRQIELLAKALEYAAVNTDNLSFINQEIIQQNNSIPVIIVNEEGEPFEHRNIKFKKRATEEDKKETLRTEILKMKAEYEPIPIEESSNVYYRNSELLTSLKYYPYIQLSVILVFGVLAYAVFNQSKVAEQNRVWAGLTKETAHQLGTPIASLMAWIDYLKNSPIWEENKEVIQEMDKDVVKLRMVTERFSSIGSSPSIQPENVFSVVDEAINYLRPRISTKVEMKVNGYANNIEAMLNKPLFEWVIENVCKNAVDAMKGQGEITIDIIKESERYVFVDITDTGKGMDKSMYKKVFNPGFTTRQRGWGLGLTLAKRIIEGYHNGKIFVKNSEPGKGTTFRIVLNGTKEGISGFKREDFLGQKA; the protein is encoded by the coding sequence ATGAAAAACAAACTTCAGGACATAGCCATCCTAGATTTTTACCAAAACAAAAACCGTATTAAGTGGCTCATTTTCATCAGTTCGGTGATTATTAGTTTTGGGTCTATTTTTTATACCAATTTATTGGTAGAAGAACTGAAAGAAAGAGAAAAACGACAGATCGAACTCTTGGCAAAAGCCCTTGAATATGCAGCTGTCAATACTGACAATCTAAGTTTCATCAATCAGGAAATCATCCAACAAAATAACTCCATCCCTGTCATAATTGTCAATGAGGAAGGAGAGCCTTTTGAACACCGGAATATCAAGTTCAAAAAAAGAGCAACTGAAGAGGACAAAAAGGAAACTCTCAGAACAGAGATTCTGAAAATGAAAGCGGAATACGAACCAATTCCTATAGAGGAATCATCGAATGTATATTATCGGAATTCAGAATTATTGACCTCTTTGAAATACTATCCCTACATCCAACTTTCTGTTATTTTGGTATTTGGGGTTCTCGCATATGCAGTCTTCAACCAGTCCAAAGTTGCAGAACAGAATCGGGTTTGGGCAGGATTGACAAAAGAAACAGCCCATCAGCTTGGCACGCCAATAGCATCATTAATGGCTTGGATTGATTATTTGAAGAATTCCCCTATTTGGGAAGAAAATAAAGAAGTCATCCAAGAAATGGATAAAGATGTGGTCAAGCTCCGAATGGTGACTGAAAGGTTTAGCTCTATAGGCAGTAGTCCTTCTATTCAACCGGAAAATGTTTTTTCAGTTGTCGATGAAGCCATCAATTACCTTAGACCAAGAATTTCTACCAAGGTTGAAATGAAAGTGAATGGCTATGCAAACAACATTGAAGCTATGCTGAACAAACCACTTTTTGAATGGGTGATAGAAAATGTTTGTAAAAATGCAGTGGATGCCATGAAGGGTCAGGGAGAAATCACAATAGATATTATCAAGGAAAGTGAGCGATACGTCTTTGTGGACATCACAGATACTGGAAAAGGAATGGATAAAAGCATGTACAAAAAGGTTTTTAATCCGGGGTTTACCACGCGCCAAAGAGGCTGGGGACTGGGACTAACATTGGCAAAGAGAATAATCGAAGGTTACCATAATGGTAAAATATTTGTGAAAAATTCTGAGCCTGGCAAAGGAACAACGTTCAGAATTGTACTTAATGGAACCAAAGAAGGGATTTCCGGATTCAAGAGAGAAGATTTTTTGGGACAAAAGGCCTAA
- a CDS encoding Dps family protein, with the protein MSTNDIGLEIKDSKVLVKKLNNLLASYEIYYQNLRNFHWNITGPNFFELHAKFEELYNEATLAIDETAERILTLGERPYSSFSEYIENSVITEAKKVEEAKKMVEIVRDNLNSLLKLERSVLGTAGDHGDEGTVTLMSDYISAKEKTVWMLSAYLK; encoded by the coding sequence ATGAGCACAAACGATATCGGATTAGAAATAAAAGACAGTAAGGTTCTTGTCAAAAAGTTAAATAACCTATTGGCCAGTTATGAAATATACTATCAAAATCTCAGAAATTTTCACTGGAATATAACTGGTCCAAATTTCTTTGAGCTTCATGCTAAATTTGAGGAATTGTATAACGAAGCGACCTTGGCAATTGATGAGACCGCTGAAAGGATTTTGACACTTGGCGAAAGGCCATATTCCTCTTTTAGCGAGTACATTGAAAATTCTGTAATCACAGAAGCTAAGAAGGTTGAGGAGGCCAAAAAAATGGTTGAAATCGTCAGAGATAATTTAAATTCTTTATTGAAACTGGAAAGATCAGTTTTGGGAACGGCCGGAGACCATGGTGATGAGGGAACAGTGACCTTAATGAGCGATTATATTTCTGCCAAAGAGAAAACTGTTTGGATGCTTTCTGCATATTTGAAATAA
- the lipA gene encoding lipoyl synthase, with amino-acid sequence MIELPVISEEATKRKKPDWLRVKLPIGKEYAKVRKLVDEHKLHTICESGNCPNMGECWGAGTATFMILGNVCTRSCSFCAVATGRPPEYDTDEPRRVAEAIQLMGVKHAVITSVNRDELKDKGAEIWFQTVVETKRLSPNTTIETLIPDVKSNWDALYRMISGGQEVVSHNMETVESLYRRVRPQAKYSRSLEQIKLTKEYGKRTKTGIMLGLGEKKDEVLKAMDDLVIHGCDILTLGQYLQPTKMHIEVAEFIHPDLFAEYREEGLKRGLKYVESGPLVRSSYHAERHVNV; translated from the coding sequence ATGATTGAACTTCCAGTTATATCCGAAGAGGCTACAAAAAGAAAAAAACCGGATTGGTTAAGAGTAAAGTTGCCAATTGGAAAAGAATACGCCAAAGTAAGGAAATTAGTAGATGAACATAAGCTTCACACCATCTGCGAAAGTGGAAACTGTCCCAATATGGGTGAATGCTGGGGTGCAGGAACTGCCACATTTATGATATTGGGAAATGTATGTACCAGATCCTGTTCATTTTGTGCAGTGGCAACCGGTAGACCGCCTGAATACGATACTGATGAACCGAGAAGAGTGGCTGAGGCTATCCAATTGATGGGCGTAAAACATGCCGTAATTACTTCCGTCAACAGAGATGAGTTAAAAGACAAGGGAGCTGAAATCTGGTTTCAAACTGTCGTAGAAACCAAAAGACTTTCACCAAATACAACCATAGAAACCCTTATCCCTGATGTGAAATCAAACTGGGATGCGCTTTATAGAATGATCAGCGGGGGTCAGGAAGTCGTGTCTCATAATATGGAAACTGTGGAAAGTCTATATAGAAGAGTCCGGCCCCAGGCAAAATACAGTAGGTCTTTGGAACAGATAAAATTGACCAAAGAGTACGGCAAAAGAACTAAAACAGGTATCATGCTCGGGTTGGGCGAGAAGAAAGACGAAGTATTGAAAGCTATGGATGATTTGGTCATCCATGGTTGTGACATACTGACACTTGGCCAATATCTTCAGCCTACAAAAATGCATATAGAAGTAGCTGAATTTATCCACCCGGATTTATTTGCTGAATACAGGGAAGAAGGATTGAAAAGAGGTCTGAAATATGTGGAATCCGGCCCTCTTGTGCGGTCTTCCTATCATGCAGAAAGGCATGTAAATGTTTAA
- a CDS encoding RNA polymerase sigma factor → MEKNIIQKAKNGDYKSIEMLYKHFYGYAMSIALRYSNSREEACEIVNDSFLKAFDKLSQYSFENSFKGWFRRILINTSIDYYRKNVKYFAVMDIEKAERETSDPEIIDQLSVNDILGLMRNLPDVLRLVFNMYEIEGYSHNEIGEVLGIPPSTSRTYLARAKRQLREKVQDLNQIKNEGAIR, encoded by the coding sequence TTGGAAAAAAACATAATCCAAAAAGCAAAGAATGGCGATTATAAATCCATAGAAATGCTTTATAAGCACTTCTATGGCTATGCTATGAGTATTGCTTTGAGGTATTCAAATTCAAGGGAAGAGGCCTGTGAAATAGTCAACGACAGCTTTTTGAAAGCATTTGACAAATTATCGCAATATAGTTTTGAAAATTCATTTAAGGGCTGGTTTCGGAGAATCCTTATTAATACATCAATTGATTACTATAGAAAAAACGTGAAATACTTTGCGGTTATGGATATTGAAAAGGCTGAGAGGGAAACTTCTGATCCTGAAATCATAGATCAGCTTTCGGTAAATGATATTCTCGGTCTGATGAGAAATCTTCCTGACGTACTTAGATTGGTTTTCAATATGTATGAAATAGAGGGATATTCTCACAATGAAATCGGGGAGGTATTGGGAATTCCCCCGAGCACTTCCAGGACTTATCTGGCCAGGGCTAAAAGACAGTTGCGTGAAAAAGTGCAGGATTTAAATCAAATCAAAAATGAAGGAGCAATTCGATAA